In Glandiceps talaboti chromosome 16, keGlaTala1.1, whole genome shotgun sequence, a single window of DNA contains:
- the LOC144447444 gene encoding resistin-like, with amino-acid sequence MKTTNLILLTLVGVVFLSLTPSIHGASLQCINKGIDGELARNYATCPVGYIVTGCSCGMACGSYTIQTHHGRSQCYCHAGCNGGKMIDWTSARCCKVY; translated from the exons ATGAAGACTACTAACTTGATCCTGTTAACTTTGGTTGGTGTTGTTTTCTTATCTCTGACACCTTCAATACACG GTGCaagtttgcaatgtattaataAAGGGATCGATGGTGAACTTGCCCGCAATTATGCAACGTGTCCTGTAG GTTACATAGTGACTGGGTGTAGTTGTGGCATGGCGTGTGGCTCCTACACCATCCAAACACATCACGGTCGATCTCAATGCTACTGTCACGCAGGATGCAACGGTGGTAAAATGATAGATTGGACATCGGCACGGTGCTGTAAAGTCTATTAA